In Gemmata obscuriglobus, a single genomic region encodes these proteins:
- a CDS encoding NAD(P)H-dependent oxidoreductase subunit E encodes MIVQRLRDIQNRFGFLPDKELRALAHEINVPLYRIEEVSSFFPAFKLERTNPPEIEMRVCRDLTCHHRGAAALLDERTGLPVLAAELSEATGKSVCVEGVSCLGRCDRAPAVWVEKRPMPEHVHAWVYAGRDGEFLEGVLRDLAADRDPPEPDTDATYEPHTNTNRGYAIPKGVIADPEHPAPRTAGWSLDIYGRQGWPRDYRAVKRFTDYLARLIRPLVPPPRELGGKDLETYVQRFHPLLWELKTANLLGMGGAGAPAYQKWLDVWQQPGNEKYIVCNGDESEPGTFKDREILLRMPHLVVEGVILAGLMTGATSGHIYVRHEYFEQIHALKEEIKRAQELGACGPNIFGSGRNFPVEVFESPGGYICGEQSALIEAMEDRRGQPRNRPPELSANGFRDKPTVVNNVETLAWAPGIILFGGDKYEMGGWRLATDPKIKFGGRRLFSVSGDVARPGVYEVAIGLTLGELFNGDKYCGGITGPLRAVAASGPSGGLVPAKLPVDPKFDAKKRADAVARIRDRSAQDADFMEWFLNTHLPLGATELDVLKIPLDLNFFRHLNGALRLPVEAMLGAAITVYAGDVDVLDQAVNYTQFYRNESCGKCVPCRLGSQKLVQIGEGLLKSRRAGRLPADDLAAIKKDVKEITKTLQLTSICGLGYVAPIPLATALEYFVDDAPKANGRKPAE; translated from the coding sequence ATGATCGTTCAGCGGCTCCGCGACATCCAAAACCGGTTCGGCTTCCTCCCCGATAAGGAGCTGCGGGCGCTCGCGCACGAGATCAACGTGCCGCTGTACCGCATTGAGGAGGTCAGCAGCTTTTTCCCCGCGTTCAAGCTCGAACGCACCAACCCGCCCGAGATCGAGATGCGGGTGTGCCGCGACCTGACCTGCCACCACCGCGGGGCCGCGGCGCTGCTGGACGAGCGCACCGGGCTGCCGGTGCTCGCGGCCGAATTGTCCGAGGCGACCGGCAAGAGTGTGTGCGTCGAGGGCGTTTCGTGCCTGGGCCGGTGCGACCGCGCCCCGGCGGTGTGGGTCGAGAAGCGGCCCATGCCCGAACACGTTCACGCCTGGGTCTACGCCGGGCGCGACGGCGAGTTCCTCGAAGGGGTGCTGCGGGACCTCGCCGCGGACCGCGACCCGCCCGAGCCGGACACCGACGCGACTTACGAGCCGCACACCAACACCAACCGCGGTTACGCGATACCCAAGGGCGTGATCGCCGACCCGGAGCACCCGGCGCCGCGCACGGCGGGCTGGTCGCTGGACATCTACGGGCGCCAGGGCTGGCCCCGCGACTACCGCGCCGTCAAGCGGTTCACGGACTACCTGGCTCGGCTCATCCGGCCGCTCGTGCCGCCCCCGCGCGAGCTGGGCGGCAAGGACCTTGAGACCTACGTCCAGCGGTTCCACCCGCTGCTGTGGGAGCTCAAGACGGCGAACCTGCTCGGGATGGGCGGGGCCGGCGCGCCGGCGTACCAGAAGTGGCTCGACGTGTGGCAACAGCCGGGCAACGAGAAGTACATCGTCTGCAACGGCGACGAGAGCGAACCCGGCACCTTCAAGGACCGCGAGATCCTCCTGCGGATGCCGCACCTCGTGGTGGAGGGGGTCATCCTCGCCGGGCTCATGACCGGCGCCACCAGCGGGCACATCTACGTCCGCCACGAGTACTTCGAGCAGATCCACGCCCTAAAAGAAGAGATCAAACGCGCGCAAGAGCTCGGCGCGTGCGGCCCGAACATCTTCGGGTCGGGACGCAACTTCCCGGTCGAGGTGTTCGAGAGCCCGGGGGGGTACATTTGCGGCGAGCAGTCGGCCCTGATCGAGGCAATGGAGGACCGCCGCGGGCAACCGCGGAACCGGCCGCCGGAGCTGTCGGCCAACGGGTTCCGCGACAAGCCGACGGTGGTGAACAACGTCGAGACGCTGGCCTGGGCGCCGGGGATCATCCTGTTCGGCGGCGACAAGTACGAGATGGGCGGGTGGCGGCTGGCGACCGACCCGAAGATCAAGTTCGGCGGGCGGCGGCTGTTCTCGGTCAGCGGCGACGTGGCGCGCCCCGGGGTGTACGAGGTCGCGATCGGCCTCACCCTCGGCGAGCTGTTCAACGGGGACAAGTATTGCGGCGGGATCACCGGCCCGCTGCGGGCGGTGGCCGCGTCCGGCCCGTCCGGCGGGCTGGTCCCGGCGAAGCTGCCGGTCGATCCCAAGTTCGACGCCAAGAAGCGGGCGGACGCGGTCGCCCGCATCCGCGACCGCTCGGCGCAAGACGCGGACTTCATGGAGTGGTTCCTCAACACGCACCTGCCGCTCGGCGCGACCGAACTCGACGTGCTCAAGATCCCCCTTGACCTGAACTTTTTCCGGCACCTGAACGGCGCGCTGCGGCTCCCCGTGGAAGCGATGCTCGGCGCCGCCATCACAGTGTACGCGGGCGACGTGGACGTGCTCGACCAGGCGGTGAACTACACGCAGTTCTACCGAAACGAGTCGTGCGGGAAGTGCGTGCCGTGCCGGCTCGGGTCGCAGAAGCTGGTGCAGATCGGCGAGGGGCTGCTGAAGAGCCGCCGCGCGGGCCGGCTGCCGGCCGACGACCTGGCCGCGATCAAGAAGGACGTGAAAGAGATCACGAAGACGCTCCAGCTCACCTCGATCTGCGGCCTGGGGTACGTGGCCCCGATCCCGCTGGCGACGGCGCTCGAGTACTTCGTCGATGACGCACCCAAAGCGAACGGGCGGAAGCCCGCCGAATAG
- a CDS encoding cytochrome c3 family protein: MPRSPSRDLSDRYIGRRGYFRSPDVFRRARRALTAIALIGAGVWAAVDVAKPAQRVQYAHSHGQLADVHAAFDNNCEACHKAHKVSLNPLDAFRARDRWHDLTCEKCHAGPPHHASSNKEAQAFHDRCSNCHHDHNGRLNSLVRLADKDCNWCHAELNRYHDADRSLTAARGEPPYANKVTNFVTDHPEFRSLDITKSPRTLTFSHAVHMSPGQAYSADGKEAMTVARLRELGGAAAVARFAPGQPDSAKVQLACASCHALDAGAGSPELDKVKATLTKGAPADALFPPRAEGAYFLPVNFEAHCRSCHPLAAPEAVAESGGKKFAVPRFELAHRKQPADLAAELKAGYLKGLSDGGHPALARPPELGGKLDPQQPLAPPTLGHTAERLTADAEANLFGSRGSCAKCHTVTAGAGGARTKIAAVPDRTVWLRHATFNHASHRGATCATCHPGTAAAYVSPVEANKPEPVQILGLNTCRACHAPVGTVVKLPDGTDVAGGGARHNCTDCHRYHNGDNPLQGRGAAARESGTPLSLKQWLTGSTKQE; the protein is encoded by the coding sequence ATGCCCCGCTCCCCTAGTCGCGACCTGTCGGACCGGTACATCGGGCGGCGCGGGTACTTCCGCAGCCCCGACGTGTTCCGCCGCGCCCGCCGCGCCCTCACCGCCATTGCCCTCATCGGGGCCGGCGTCTGGGCGGCGGTCGATGTGGCCAAACCGGCCCAGCGGGTCCAGTACGCCCACTCGCACGGCCAACTCGCCGACGTCCACGCGGCGTTCGACAACAACTGCGAGGCGTGCCACAAGGCGCATAAGGTGAGTCTGAATCCGCTCGACGCCTTCCGGGCGCGGGACCGGTGGCACGATCTCACCTGCGAGAAGTGCCACGCGGGGCCGCCGCACCACGCCTCCTCCAATAAGGAGGCGCAGGCGTTCCACGACCGGTGCTCGAACTGCCACCACGACCATAACGGGCGGCTCAACTCGCTGGTCCGGCTTGCCGACAAGGACTGCAACTGGTGCCACGCCGAACTCAACCGGTACCACGATGCGGACCGGTCGCTCACCGCGGCCCGCGGCGAGCCGCCTTACGCGAACAAGGTGACCAACTTCGTGACCGACCACCCGGAGTTTCGGTCGCTTGACATCACCAAGAGCCCGCGGACACTCACGTTCAGCCACGCGGTCCACATGAGTCCGGGGCAGGCGTACAGCGCGGACGGGAAGGAAGCGATGACCGTCGCCCGGCTCCGTGAGCTGGGCGGTGCCGCGGCCGTCGCCCGCTTCGCCCCCGGCCAACCCGACAGCGCGAAGGTTCAGCTCGCGTGCGCGTCGTGCCACGCGCTCGACGCCGGCGCCGGCTCCCCGGAACTGGACAAGGTGAAGGCGACGTTGACGAAGGGCGCCCCGGCGGACGCGCTGTTCCCGCCGCGCGCGGAAGGTGCGTACTTCCTGCCGGTCAACTTCGAGGCGCACTGCCGGTCGTGCCACCCGCTAGCCGCCCCCGAGGCCGTCGCCGAGTCAGGGGGCAAGAAGTTCGCCGTGCCGCGGTTCGAGCTGGCGCACCGCAAGCAGCCCGCGGACCTCGCGGCCGAACTCAAGGCGGGCTACCTGAAGGGGCTGAGCGACGGCGGCCACCCCGCACTCGCCCGCCCGCCGGAACTGGGCGGGAAACTGGACCCGCAACAACCGCTCGCCCCGCCGACGCTGGGCCACACCGCCGAACGCCTCACCGCGGACGCGGAGGCTAACCTGTTCGGCAGCCGCGGGAGCTGCGCGAAGTGCCACACGGTGACCGCAGGCGCTGGCGGCGCGAGGACGAAAATCGCGGCGGTACCGGACCGCACCGTCTGGCTCCGGCACGCGACGTTCAACCACGCATCACACCGCGGGGCCACCTGCGCGACGTGCCACCCCGGCACCGCAGCCGCATACGTGTCGCCGGTCGAGGCGAACAAACCGGAGCCGGTCCAGATCCTCGGGCTGAACACGTGCCGGGCCTGTCACGCGCCGGTCGGCACTGTCGTCAAGCTGCCCGACGGCACCGACGTGGCGGGCGGCGGCGCCCGGCACAACTGCACCGACTGCCACCGGTACCACAACGGCGACAACCCGCTCCAGGGGCGTGGGGCCGCCGCCCGCGAAAGCGGAACGCCGCTGTCGCTCAAGCAGTGGCTCACGGGCAGCACCAAGCAAGAATGA
- a CDS encoding multiheme c-type cytochrome, whose amino-acid sequence MGDAPAGASRGSRFEHPLNYYRLTMNLSARTVLVTLVAAAVGLAVAVGAARAVKPDTVTVPKYEPVHPTSDAPTERRPVGAVGCMAAACHGAPAGELLNGRSGPDTWAASGSCWAAADPHTAAYSLLTDRPRRSVVVTAARIMAKYRPGVKATDDARCLACHTNPTLAELPATTEVVALREQGVSCEACHGNAGQWIQPHTGWTGDRAQVYRETGLKPLYDMGERAVTCAGCHVGAPADGSNPVRDMNHDMIAAGHPRLNFDFAEYQRRLPKHWHEKERTSGAAKLNESQVWYVGRLAHAETACRLLGSRAQRTEANDARTVWPEFAEFNCAACHHNLRAPEEDGGHWRKSAEYLDGRPIGSTPWQTIWPVTHAPGLPQPRRATSEVAALVRLMEGETGQTWPDGRPKVLRFAKAPDAKGLALATADALAAARREAAAGTKGPPPGLFPAGAPLVPEWDSAEQLFFGLAAREYARGAPAAGTVQKYRTGVDAFRARDWLKVKDVFTGLR is encoded by the coding sequence ATGGGGGACGCACCGGCGGGCGCGTCCCGTGGCTCGCGTTTTGAACACCCGCTCAACTATTATCGGCTGACAATGAATCTCAGCGCGCGTACAGTTCTCGTCACACTGGTGGCGGCCGCGGTCGGCCTCGCGGTCGCGGTCGGCGCGGCCCGGGCCGTCAAACCCGACACCGTGACGGTTCCGAAGTACGAGCCGGTCCACCCGACTTCCGACGCGCCAACCGAGCGCCGGCCGGTCGGCGCGGTCGGGTGCATGGCCGCCGCGTGTCACGGCGCGCCCGCCGGTGAACTGCTCAACGGCCGGAGCGGCCCCGACACATGGGCCGCTTCGGGGAGCTGCTGGGCCGCAGCCGATCCGCACACGGCGGCCTACAGCCTGCTGACCGACCGCCCGCGGCGTAGCGTGGTGGTGACCGCGGCCCGGATCATGGCGAAGTACCGACCGGGGGTGAAGGCGACCGACGACGCCCGGTGCCTGGCGTGTCACACCAACCCGACGCTCGCGGAACTCCCCGCGACGACTGAAGTGGTTGCGCTCCGCGAGCAGGGGGTGAGCTGTGAGGCGTGCCACGGTAACGCGGGACAGTGGATTCAACCGCACACCGGGTGGACCGGCGACCGGGCGCAGGTGTACCGCGAGACCGGATTAAAACCGCTGTACGACATGGGCGAACGGGCGGTGACCTGCGCTGGGTGCCACGTCGGGGCGCCGGCCGACGGCTCCAACCCGGTGCGCGACATGAACCACGACATGATCGCGGCCGGGCACCCGCGGCTGAACTTCGACTTCGCCGAGTACCAGCGCCGGCTCCCGAAACACTGGCACGAGAAGGAACGAACGAGCGGCGCGGCCAAACTGAACGAGTCGCAGGTGTGGTACGTCGGGCGGTTGGCCCACGCGGAGACCGCGTGCCGGCTCCTGGGGAGCCGGGCGCAGCGGACCGAGGCGAACGACGCCCGGACGGTCTGGCCCGAGTTCGCCGAGTTCAACTGTGCCGCTTGCCACCACAACTTGCGCGCTCCCGAGGAGGACGGCGGGCACTGGCGCAAGAGCGCGGAATACCTCGACGGCCGCCCGATCGGTTCGACCCCGTGGCAAACGATCTGGCCCGTGACGCACGCGCCAGGACTGCCGCAGCCGCGCCGGGCGACCTCTGAAGTCGCGGCGCTGGTGCGGCTGATGGAGGGGGAGACCGGGCAGACGTGGCCCGACGGCCGGCCCAAGGTGCTCCGCTTCGCGAAGGCCCCGGATGCGAAGGGGCTGGCTCTCGCCACCGCCGATGCGCTCGCGGCGGCCCGGCGCGAGGCGGCGGCGGGTACGAAGGGGCCGCCGCCCGGGCTGTTCCCGGCGGGCGCGCCGCTTGTGCCCGAGTGGGACAGCGCGGAACAACTGTTCTTCGGGCTCGCGGCGCGGGAATACGCCCGGGGCGCGCCCGCCGCCGGGACCGTGCAGAAGTACCGGACCGGCGTGGACGCGTTTCGCGCCCGAGACTGGCTGAAGGTCAAGGACGTGTTCACCGGGCTGCGCTAG
- a CDS encoding multiheme c-type cytochrome encodes MRAVPLVAMALAAGVVAGGLNAVHSSHPPTRSPQLASAVGAAGDKPYGVGAAPFAHRPSTSCAASACHGGGAIGKAGSEHSTWTREAAPSATGDPHAKAYSVLFNPVSVRMGQLLGFDGKKEPLPHENTRCLVCHSVAEGAGGGDDREQFLAEGVGCGGCHGPADKWIAEHTLPSWKARSNESKWKDFGFVPTKNLVARTLNCASCHVGDGTRDMNHDFIAAGHPRLAFEPARFHAQPDYRKHWTEKAPARDFEVRVWVVGQAATLRAAVNLLYERARKAETPNVSHPWPEFSGYSCFSCHQTIGGDALRGERSATARPVGNPPWEVWANAGAGVAAETCGTAFPGVSSPQLLKVQELRKLMGAKREPNPAEVARLALAARDELDQWLAQLQAAEDRELVPVPEGTPRRIAHLLTSRALNGDKLADHDWDALASTYLGAASMWTATGGRGGREALWGEPLARVYGALKFPPGSNGPVKFGKPELDTIYKQLELLRDTTGTPEGK; translated from the coding sequence GTGCGCGCCGTTCCCCTTGTTGCGATGGCCCTCGCCGCTGGCGTCGTCGCCGGTGGCCTGAACGCGGTTCATTCCTCTCATCCCCCGACCCGCTCCCCTCAACTCGCGTCGGCGGTGGGTGCGGCGGGCGACAAGCCTTACGGGGTCGGGGCGGCGCCGTTCGCGCACCGGCCGAGCACCTCGTGCGCCGCGTCCGCCTGCCACGGCGGCGGCGCGATCGGCAAGGCGGGCAGCGAACACTCGACCTGGACCCGCGAGGCCGCGCCGTCCGCGACCGGCGACCCGCACGCGAAGGCGTACAGCGTTCTGTTCAACCCGGTCTCGGTGCGGATGGGACAGTTGCTCGGGTTCGACGGCAAAAAGGAGCCGCTGCCCCACGAGAACACCAGGTGCCTCGTGTGCCACTCCGTGGCCGAGGGCGCGGGCGGCGGAGACGATCGCGAGCAGTTCCTGGCGGAGGGCGTGGGGTGCGGCGGGTGCCACGGGCCGGCGGACAAGTGGATCGCCGAGCACACGCTCCCGTCGTGGAAGGCCCGTTCTAACGAGTCCAAGTGGAAAGACTTCGGGTTCGTGCCCACGAAGAACCTCGTGGCGCGGACGCTGAACTGCGCGAGCTGTCACGTCGGCGACGGCACGCGCGACATGAACCACGACTTCATTGCGGCCGGGCACCCCAGACTGGCGTTCGAGCCGGCCCGCTTCCACGCCCAGCCCGACTACCGCAAGCACTGGACGGAGAAGGCCCCGGCCCGCGATTTCGAGGTTCGCGTGTGGGTGGTCGGTCAGGCCGCGACCCTTCGCGCGGCTGTGAATCTGCTTTACGAGCGGGCGCGGAAGGCCGAGACGCCGAACGTCTCGCACCCGTGGCCGGAGTTCAGCGGCTACAGTTGCTTCTCGTGCCATCAGACGATTGGGGGCGATGCGCTGCGGGGCGAACGGAGCGCAACCGCCCGCCCCGTCGGCAACCCGCCCTGGGAGGTGTGGGCGAACGCCGGCGCGGGTGTCGCGGCCGAAACTTGCGGCACGGCGTTTCCCGGGGTAAGCTCGCCACAGTTGTTGAAAGTGCAAGAGCTTCGCAAACTGATGGGGGCGAAGCGGGAGCCGAACCCGGCCGAGGTCGCGCGACTGGCGCTCGCCGCCCGGGACGAACTCGACCAGTGGCTGGCGCAGCTCCAGGCCGCCGAAGATCGGGAGCTTGTGCCCGTCCCCGAAGGGACGCCGCGCCGGATCGCGCACCTGCTCACCTCGCGGGCGCTGAACGGGGACAAGCTCGCGGACCACGACTGGGACGCGCTGGCGTCGACGTACCTGGGCGCCGCGTCGATGTGGACCGCGACCGGCGGTCGGGGCGGGCGCGAGGCGCTCTGGGGTGAGCCCCTGGCGCGGGTGTACGGCGCCCTGAAGTTCCCCCCCGGCTCGAACGGGCCGGTCAAGTTCGGCAAGCCGGAACTGGACACCATCTACAAGCAGCTCGAACTGCTGCGCGACACGACGGGCACACCGGAGGGGAAGTGA
- a CDS encoding multiheme c-type cytochrome has translation MTTGHAGRTARAAGLAAVFAGLALGLAVAVSPPRAAVAAQDDKKEPPRPTEAQKKDHALLGASQCKKCHSVADRKAAGLEEYEETKAYDFIRLSENIVWSAHDLHSTAYRSLLTEETAKGSKFTPNKTAERMEQKLRKYKGDSYRVATDTACLACHASVRQPVDKVPPDAWKAGKLTAGNLAGGSFTSLEGVGCEMCHGHGTMYQTVHQASREGDTNPGALKVVDWRLFPTAVKTEWGLNNLRDPAVAAQTCASCHIGNKAEGRFVTHDMFAAGHPPLPPLDLMAYTREQPRHWGFAGDMPFITKMAENKATADKAFALYRYRAGESLVARRFAESALAVLGATAGLGAQLADDAKAKGDGLDFSAFDCYSCHHNLKYPSERQDRGYVGRPGRPLYRPAAFALARLVLDHAGGMTGGESLKGAANELDKLELELADAFTVKTYGDADKVKAATAKLAAWSEGVRKKLEPVRYTPEEVAKLFTKLTAVASDAKKPVGDPEVAQLYLWAAETLYLDLQPKELTDKAVEPKALKAMRDGIAASVVTRLRPDTDFYYEQRFVEGKSSPIEKPTTNDSVERRLEKRMDIFNAFRGDPFRMAVEGLKLPK, from the coding sequence ATGACGACGGGACACGCGGGGCGGACCGCCCGCGCCGCCGGACTTGCGGCGGTGTTCGCGGGCCTCGCGCTCGGGCTGGCGGTCGCCGTCAGCCCGCCGCGGGCCGCTGTCGCCGCGCAGGATGACAAGAAGGAGCCGCCGCGCCCCACCGAGGCCCAGAAGAAGGACCACGCCCTGCTCGGCGCGTCCCAGTGCAAGAAGTGCCACTCGGTCGCCGACCGGAAGGCGGCGGGCCTTGAGGAGTACGAGGAGACGAAGGCCTACGACTTCATCCGGCTCTCGGAGAACATCGTGTGGAGCGCGCACGACCTGCACTCCACCGCCTACCGGAGCCTGCTGACCGAAGAGACCGCAAAGGGGTCCAAGTTCACCCCCAACAAGACGGCCGAGCGGATGGAGCAGAAGCTCCGCAAATACAAGGGCGACAGCTACCGGGTGGCGACCGACACCGCGTGCCTCGCGTGCCACGCGAGCGTGCGCCAGCCGGTCGACAAGGTCCCACCGGACGCGTGGAAGGCCGGCAAGCTGACCGCGGGGAACCTCGCGGGCGGCTCGTTCACCAGCCTCGAAGGGGTGGGCTGCGAGATGTGCCACGGCCACGGGACGATGTATCAGACGGTCCACCAGGCGTCGCGCGAGGGCGACACCAACCCCGGGGCGCTGAAGGTGGTCGACTGGCGGCTGTTCCCGACGGCGGTGAAGACGGAGTGGGGCCTTAACAACCTTCGCGACCCGGCCGTCGCGGCCCAGACGTGCGCGTCGTGCCACATCGGCAACAAGGCCGAGGGGCGGTTCGTGACCCACGACATGTTCGCGGCCGGGCACCCGCCGCTGCCGCCGCTGGACCTGATGGCCTACACCCGCGAGCAGCCGCGGCACTGGGGGTTCGCGGGCGACATGCCGTTCATCACCAAGATGGCCGAGAACAAGGCGACCGCGGACAAGGCGTTCGCACTGTACCGCTACCGCGCGGGCGAGTCCCTCGTGGCCCGGCGGTTCGCGGAATCGGCCCTCGCGGTGCTGGGCGCCACCGCCGGCCTCGGCGCGCAGCTCGCCGACGACGCGAAGGCCAAGGGCGACGGGCTCGACTTCTCGGCGTTCGACTGCTACTCGTGCCACCACAACCTGAAGTACCCGAGCGAGCGGCAGGATCGCGGCTACGTCGGGCGCCCGGGGCGGCCGCTGTACCGTCCGGCGGCGTTCGCGCTCGCCCGGCTCGTGCTCGACCACGCCGGCGGGATGACGGGCGGTGAGTCCCTCAAGGGGGCCGCGAACGAACTCGACAAGCTGGAACTGGAACTGGCCGACGCGTTCACCGTGAAGACCTACGGCGACGCCGACAAGGTGAAGGCCGCGACCGCGAAACTCGCGGCCTGGAGCGAGGGCGTCCGAAAGAAACTCGAGCCGGTGCGGTACACGCCCGAGGAGGTCGCCAAGCTGTTCACCAAGCTGACCGCGGTCGCGAGCGACGCGAAGAAGCCGGTCGGTGACCCGGAGGTCGCCCAACTGTACCTGTGGGCGGCCGAGACGCTGTACCTGGACCTCCAGCCCAAGGAACTGACGGATAAGGCGGTCGAGCCAAAGGCCCTCAAGGCGATGCGCGACGGGATCGCGGCGTCGGTCGTGACCCGGCTGCGCCCGGACACCGACTTCTACTATGAACAGCGCTTCGTCGAGGGGAAATCGAGTCCGATCGAGAAACCGACGACCAACGACTCGGTCGAGCGCCGGCTCGAAAAGCGGATGGACATCTTCAACGCCTTCCGCGGCGATCCGTTCCGCATGGCGGTCGAGGGGCTGAAGCTCCCGAAATAG
- a CDS encoding glycosyltransferase 87 family protein: protein MRIGSERTARRLDRVAVIGLVGWLLFDLTARTVFGSVPWPQSVVDYRIIYDGSRHVVETHTYPTDNPYPYPPPAVALHAASAVFPFRVSVALWLALTGVAAAAVYFALARTLGLLVRPGQLILLPLAHVVAAYYFQWDMRSVNSNLIVLAALVFGCAALARARDGAAGFWFALSVALKLLPVLVLPYLAWTRRWRAFAWAVAFSLVFWCAVPVAAFGVTGAGPVYEGWAAEITRATDAQTKSHHPILISLDKAALHLCAGDAARAKALSLAVCVVWGLVGVCGAASCWGNRERDARSILTHVSLLVLGPVAVNPYLEAYHLVPLVVPALVLLVVGADPTCGRFVRGFALAAFALAVLILKVSSPWPLRGLLVNAQALVLCGAAVGVVYGRAKWRMRDTSAGRVEEVRGNRLTGLARRLALHPKS, encoded by the coding sequence ATGCGGATCGGTTCAGAGCGAACGGCCCGACGGCTCGATCGGGTTGCCGTAATTGGTCTTGTGGGCTGGCTTTTGTTCGATCTGACCGCACGCACGGTGTTCGGGTCGGTGCCCTGGCCGCAGTCTGTCGTCGATTACCGCATCATCTACGACGGCAGCCGACACGTCGTCGAAACGCACACCTACCCGACCGATAACCCGTACCCGTACCCGCCGCCTGCGGTCGCGCTCCACGCCGCCAGCGCGGTGTTCCCGTTCCGGGTGTCGGTGGCGCTGTGGCTGGCGCTGACCGGCGTGGCCGCCGCCGCCGTTTACTTCGCCCTCGCCCGCACGCTCGGGTTGCTCGTGCGTCCGGGACAACTCATCCTCCTACCGCTCGCGCACGTCGTGGCTGCGTACTACTTCCAGTGGGACATGCGGTCGGTGAACAGCAACCTCATCGTTCTGGCCGCACTCGTGTTCGGCTGCGCCGCGCTGGCACGGGCGCGCGACGGTGCGGCGGGGTTCTGGTTCGCACTGTCTGTTGCGCTGAAACTGCTTCCGGTGCTGGTGCTGCCGTACCTCGCGTGGACCCGGCGGTGGCGCGCGTTCGCCTGGGCCGTCGCGTTCTCGCTGGTGTTTTGGTGCGCGGTCCCCGTGGCGGCGTTCGGAGTCACGGGCGCGGGGCCGGTTTACGAGGGGTGGGCGGCTGAGATCACGCGCGCGACGGACGCGCAGACCAAAAGCCATCACCCGATTTTGATCTCACTCGATAAGGCCGCGTTGCACCTGTGCGCGGGTGACGCGGCGCGAGCGAAGGCGCTTTCGCTCGCCGTGTGTGTGGTGTGGGGGCTCGTGGGCGTCTGCGGGGCCGCGTCGTGCTGGGGGAACCGCGAACGCGACGCACGCAGCATCCTGACGCACGTGTCGCTGCTGGTACTCGGTCCGGTCGCGGTCAACCCGTACCTGGAAGCATACCACCTCGTGCCGCTGGTGGTGCCGGCACTGGTGCTTTTGGTTGTGGGCGCCGACCCGACGTGTGGCCGGTTCGTGCGGGGCTTCGCGCTCGCGGCGTTCGCGCTCGCGGTCCTCATTCTGAAGGTGTCCAGCCCGTGGCCCCTGCGCGGTTTGTTGGTGAACGCGCAGGCGCTCGTGTTGTGTGGTGCCGCGGTCGGAGTGGTGTACGGGCGTGCGAAATGGCGGATGCGGGACACGAGTGCAGGGCGGGTGGAAGAGGTGCGAGGGAACCGACTCACCGGTCTGGCCCGGCGCCTCGCGTTACACCCGAAGAGCTGA
- the rpiB gene encoding ribose 5-phosphate isomerase B yields MKVAVGNDHRGLCVRPRVLGLLAELGHEVHDLGASGPAGVDYPDYAIPVAEEVAAGKADRGVLICATGHGMCIAANKVHGIRAVNSRDVIDAELSRRHNDSNILCLAADLLGEDQIERIIRAWLLTDFEGGRHTRRREKVDAYEKSHENRT; encoded by the coding sequence ATGAAGGTTGCCGTGGGCAACGACCACCGCGGGCTGTGCGTGCGGCCGCGCGTCCTCGGGTTGCTGGCCGAACTGGGGCACGAGGTGCACGACCTCGGCGCCAGCGGACCGGCCGGCGTGGACTACCCCGACTACGCGATCCCGGTGGCCGAAGAGGTAGCCGCCGGTAAAGCCGACCGCGGCGTCCTCATCTGCGCGACCGGTCACGGGATGTGCATCGCGGCGAACAAGGTCCACGGCATCCGGGCCGTCAACAGCCGCGATGTCATCGACGCCGAGCTGAGCCGCCGACACAACGACTCGAACATCCTGTGTCTGGCGGCGGACTTGCTCGGGGAAGACCAAATCGAGCGCATCATCCGGGCGTGGCTGCTGACCGACTTCGAGGGCGGGCGCCACACCCGCCGCCGCGAGAAAGTGGACGCCTACGAAAAGAGCCACGAGAACCGGACCTGA